The following are encoded in a window of Longimicrobiaceae bacterium genomic DNA:
- a CDS encoding sugar phosphate isomerase/epimerase family protein, producing MPLSVFPKGFFSALIEHRMSLDEWLELAATLEVDGVELYPAFLHSFESEYLSALSRRLRSVGLRMPMLCHSPDFVRESATERRREVDETRRMIGVAARLGGRYCRVLSGQRRPGIGDEGLGWVIECLEALLPHAEDAGVVLCLENHYKDGNWHYPEYAQSRERYLAILDALPSPWLCAQYDPSNAVVAGIDPYELLDRIVDRVATVHASDRYLKGGTVEDLKRLDADPVHGYARILRHGVIGEGLNDYDRIFRILGEHGFDGWISIEDGEGETVEMGMENLRRSVAFLREKMAQWLPTLTS from the coding sequence ATGCCTCTCTCCGTGTTTCCCAAGGGCTTCTTCTCGGCGCTGATCGAGCACCGGATGAGCCTGGATGAATGGCTGGAGCTCGCGGCCACCCTGGAGGTGGATGGGGTCGAGCTCTATCCCGCTTTCCTGCACAGCTTTGAGTCCGAATATCTCTCCGCCCTATCGCGACGACTCCGTTCGGTGGGTCTCCGCATGCCGATGCTCTGCCATTCGCCCGATTTCGTGCGGGAGAGCGCTACGGAGCGCAGAAGGGAAGTGGATGAGACCCGGCGGATGATCGGTGTCGCCGCGCGCCTCGGCGGGCGGTACTGCCGTGTCCTTTCCGGGCAGAGACGCCCGGGCATAGGAGACGAGGGGCTGGGCTGGGTGATTGAGTGTCTGGAAGCTCTGCTGCCGCATGCTGAGGACGCGGGGGTGGTGCTCTGCCTGGAAAACCACTACAAGGATGGCAACTGGCACTACCCCGAGTACGCTCAGAGTCGGGAGCGCTACCTGGCGATTCTGGATGCGCTTCCGAGTCCATGGCTGTGCGCCCAGTACGATCCGTCCAATGCCGTCGTCGCGGGAATCGATCCTTACGAACTGCTGGATCGCATCGTCGATCGGGTGGCGACGGTGCACGCCTCCGACCGTTACCTGAAAGGGGGCACGGTGGAGGACCTGAAGCGGCTCGATGCCGACCCTGTCCATGGCTATGCCCGCATCCTGCGGCACGGCGTCATCGGGGAGGGCCTCAACGATTATGACCGGATCTTCCGCATCCTGGGCGAGCACGGGTTCGACGGCTGGATCAGTATCGAGGACGGGGAGGGGGAGACGGTGGAGATGGGGATGGAGAATCTCCGCCGGAGCGTAGCGTTCCTGAGAGAGAAGATGGCGCAGTGGCTTCCCACCCTGACATCGTGA
- a CDS encoding universal stress protein — protein MTPTILVAADGGPAGVSVFRMARALAEREGARVEVLAVHDPAALRIVRGDDPQRSLRPPPAEAAVRTLRERVRGQLQEVGGAVEDWPLTVQVGGVARTIASYALDCEAGRVLVGLDDADTAQHWLVREMLLDLIRRLNVPVLVVPTGYEELPRNVVVAVDLSRHSLEIAREAMEDLEPGAQLHLVHVTPRRDTPARADHLAVERQLTELATELELPGTVAVEAHMRVGDPADEILHVAELVDAELIAAGSHGVPVPGQVITGDVYGKLVHLSRRPLLIGPPRGLRLPRRRSLEEEEAVPRAIVA, from the coding sequence ATGACTCCGACCATCCTGGTGGCAGCCGACGGGGGGCCCGCGGGCGTCAGCGTGTTCCGAATGGCCCGTGCGCTGGCCGAGCGGGAAGGGGCACGGGTGGAGGTGCTTGCCGTTCACGATCCCGCCGCGCTGCGGATCGTCCGGGGCGACGATCCACAGCGTTCGCTGCGCCCGCCGCCCGCGGAGGCGGCTGTTCGCACGCTGCGGGAGCGGGTTCGCGGGCAGCTCCAGGAGGTAGGCGGCGCGGTGGAAGATTGGCCGCTCACCGTCCAGGTGGGGGGTGTGGCGCGGACGATCGCCAGCTACGCGCTGGACTGCGAGGCCGGCCGTGTGCTGGTGGGTCTCGACGACGCCGATACGGCGCAGCACTGGCTCGTCCGGGAGATGCTCCTCGACCTCATTCGCCGCCTGAACGTACCCGTTCTGGTGGTTCCGACGGGTTATGAGGAGCTGCCGCGAAACGTGGTGGTGGCGGTCGACCTATCCCGCCACAGCCTGGAGATCGCGCGTGAGGCGATGGAGGACCTCGAGCCTGGAGCGCAGCTACACCTGGTCCACGTCACTCCCCGGCGCGACACCCCCGCGCGGGCGGACCACCTGGCGGTGGAGCGCCAGCTCACCGAGCTGGCCACCGAGCTCGAGCTTCCGGGAACGGTCGCGGTCGAGGCGCACATGCGCGTCGGCGACCCGGCCGACGAGATCCTCCACGTGGCCGAGCTGGTCGATGCCGAGCTGATCGCGGCGGGGAGCCACGGCGTCCCGGTGCCCGGACAGGTGATTACCGGCGATGTTTACGGCAAGCTGGTTCACCTCTCGCGCCGGCCTCTGCTGATCGGGCCGCCGCGCGGCCTACGCCTGCCCCGCCGGCGGAGCCTCGAGGAGGAGGAAGCGGTGCCGCGCGCAATCGTCGCCTGA
- a CDS encoding zinc-binding dehydrogenase, producing the protein MSMTMPALVHYELAPGACELRQIPVPEIGPEDVLLRVAAVGVCGSDVHQYHNTQSWPVNVPVVLGHEFCGVVDRVGERVVGFAPGDRVVSETAAEIDLTSPFCRSGRYNLDPSRRGFGYGVDGAMAAYVRVPARCLHRLPEGLDFAVAALAEPCCVAYEAVVESSPLRPGDVVVVIGPGPIGLLCAHIARLRGAGEVVVVGVERDGERLRLAREHWATLTLTVGEDDVDQALCELGDGFGADLVIDASGSSAALEGALRWVRPQGQITKVGWGPQPLGYSLDPLVQKAVTLRGSFSHTYPVWERVVQLLGKGVLDPRPLVSRVAPLEDWRSCFEGMGRGELVKAVLVPDGLVPTR; encoded by the coding sequence ATGTCCATGACGATGCCCGCCCTGGTGCACTACGAGCTCGCGCCAGGCGCCTGCGAGCTGCGGCAGATTCCCGTCCCCGAGATCGGCCCCGAGGACGTGCTGCTACGCGTCGCCGCCGTGGGGGTCTGCGGGAGCGATGTGCACCAGTACCACAACACGCAATCGTGGCCGGTCAACGTGCCGGTGGTCCTGGGTCACGAGTTCTGTGGTGTGGTGGACCGGGTCGGAGAGCGAGTCGTAGGCTTTGCCCCCGGCGACCGGGTCGTCAGCGAGACCGCGGCTGAGATCGACCTCACCTCCCCATTCTGTCGCTCAGGCCGGTACAATCTGGATCCATCCCGGCGGGGCTTCGGTTACGGCGTGGACGGCGCGATGGCGGCCTACGTAAGGGTGCCGGCCCGCTGCCTCCATCGCCTCCCCGAGGGGCTCGATTTCGCGGTTGCCGCGTTGGCTGAGCCCTGCTGCGTGGCCTACGAGGCGGTGGTCGAAAGCAGCCCTCTGCGCCCGGGTGATGTGGTGGTGGTGATCGGTCCCGGACCGATTGGTCTGCTGTGCGCCCACATCGCGCGGCTGCGTGGAGCGGGGGAGGTCGTGGTGGTCGGCGTCGAGCGCGACGGCGAGCGCCTGCGGCTCGCCCGGGAGCACTGGGCGACGCTGACGCTCACGGTGGGAGAGGACGATGTCGACCAGGCGCTCTGTGAGCTGGGTGATGGGTTCGGCGCCGACCTGGTGATCGACGCGAGCGGCTCGTCCGCCGCGCTGGAAGGAGCGCTGCGCTGGGTCCGCCCGCAGGGGCAGATCACCAAGGTGGGCTGGGGGCCGCAGCCACTCGGATACTCTCTCGATCCACTCGTGCAGAAAGCCGTCACCCTCCGCGGAAGCTTCAGCCATACCTACCCGGTGTGGGAGCGGGTGGTGCAGCTTCTTGGTAAGGGAGTACTGGACCCGCGACCGCTGGTCTCCCGGGTAGCTCCGCTGGAAGATTGGCGCAGCTGCTTCGAGGGGATGGGGCGCGGCGAGCTGGTCAAGGCCGTGCTCGTCCCCGACGGGCTGGTGCCGACGCGATGA
- a CDS encoding Gfo/Idh/MocA family oxidoreductase: protein MTQGLSDAGAIAGEMEPTLRVKWGILGTAAIARTKVIPALQRGTWTEVVAIASRDEARAQQVARELGIARAYGSYEALLADPEVQVVYNPLPNHLHVPWTARAAEAGKHVLCEKPIAMDAAEARELLAIRERTGVMIGEAFMVRLHPQWIEARRLVQEGQIGEVRLISAYFSYFKLDPDNIRNRLEYGGGALMDIGCYPVNLSRFIYGEEPTRAVSMIERDPQMGIDRLTSVMLEFPSGHATFTCSTQLGPAQRMQIFGTRGRIDIEIPFNAPPDRPVRIVLDDGSSAPAAGGEIIEFPPVDQYTLQGDAFSSAVIAGTHPPVPLEDAIRNMEVIDAIFRSAESGGWEEIGT, encoded by the coding sequence ATGACGCAAGGATTGTCCGACGCAGGAGCCATCGCCGGGGAGATGGAGCCGACGCTGCGGGTAAAATGGGGGATCCTGGGCACTGCCGCCATTGCCCGCACCAAGGTGATCCCCGCCCTGCAGCGTGGTACCTGGACGGAAGTCGTCGCTATCGCCTCCCGCGACGAGGCGCGAGCGCAGCAGGTCGCGCGCGAGCTGGGTATCGCCAGGGCCTACGGCTCCTACGAGGCGCTCCTCGCCGATCCGGAGGTGCAGGTCGTCTACAACCCGCTTCCCAACCACCTTCACGTGCCGTGGACCGCGCGCGCGGCGGAGGCGGGGAAGCACGTCCTCTGCGAGAAGCCGATCGCGATGGATGCCGCTGAGGCGCGCGAGCTGCTCGCGATCCGCGAGCGCACGGGCGTGATGATCGGCGAGGCCTTCATGGTCCGCCTCCATCCCCAGTGGATCGAGGCTCGCCGCCTGGTCCAGGAGGGGCAGATCGGGGAGGTGCGGCTGATCTCGGCCTACTTCAGCTATTTCAAGCTGGACCCGGACAACATTCGCAATCGGCTGGAGTACGGGGGCGGCGCGCTGATGGACATCGGCTGCTACCCGGTGAACCTGTCGCGCTTCATCTACGGGGAGGAGCCGACACGTGCGGTCTCGATGATCGAGCGCGATCCGCAGATGGGGATCGACCGACTGACCTCGGTGATGCTGGAGTTCCCCTCGGGCCACGCGACCTTCACCTGTTCGACGCAACTCGGGCCCGCCCAGCGGATGCAGATCTTTGGCACGCGCGGGCGTATCGACATCGAGATTCCCTTCAACGCTCCGCCGGACCGGCCGGTGCGCATCGTGCTCGATGACGGCAGCAGCGCTCCCGCGGCGGGAGGCGAGATCATCGAGTTTCCGCCCGTCGACCAGTACACGCTGCAGGGCGACGCCTTCTCGAGCGCCGTGATTGCCGGCACACACCCGCCGGTGCCGCTCGAGGATGCCATCCGGAACATGGAGGTGATCGACGCAATCTTCCGGTCCGCGGAAAGTGGTGGGTGGGAAGAGATCGGCACCTGA
- a CDS encoding glycerophosphodiester phosphodiesterase has protein sequence MKKWICLAVTAAALSAYPVPNAAAQQVELIAHRGESADAPENTLASVNLAWERGVPAVEIDIHLTRDGRLVVMHDPNAKRTTGIDLVLKESTLDQLEGLDAGRWKGQKWAGEPVPTLEQVLATVPQGRKLFIEVKVGAEAIPALERAIQLYARDREGLVIISFQADAIAEAKRRLPDIPAYYLASFKQDSTTGEWTPTLDELIRLARETKADGLDLSYKGPVDAEFVRRVKEAGLGMYVWTVDDPEVARQLVEAGVDGITTNRAAALAEELTIATAGSQN, from the coding sequence ATGAAGAAGTGGATCTGCCTGGCCGTGACCGCCGCGGCCTTGTCGGCCTATCCGGTCCCCAACGCCGCTGCGCAGCAGGTGGAGTTGATCGCTCACCGCGGGGAATCGGCGGACGCTCCCGAGAACACCCTTGCCTCCGTCAACCTCGCCTGGGAGCGAGGCGTTCCCGCCGTCGAGATCGACATCCACCTGACCAGGGACGGCCGGCTCGTGGTGATGCACGACCCCAACGCCAAACGGACCACGGGGATCGATCTGGTCCTGAAGGAGAGCACGCTGGACCAGCTCGAGGGACTGGATGCCGGCCGCTGGAAGGGCCAGAAGTGGGCGGGCGAGCCGGTGCCGACGCTGGAGCAGGTCCTGGCCACCGTGCCCCAGGGCAGGAAGCTCTTCATCGAGGTGAAGGTGGGGGCGGAAGCGATCCCGGCGCTCGAGCGCGCGATCCAGCTCTACGCGCGTGACCGGGAGGGGCTGGTAATCATCAGCTTCCAGGCAGACGCCATCGCGGAGGCCAAGCGCCGTCTGCCGGACATCCCCGCCTACTATCTGGCCAGCTTCAAGCAGGACTCCACTACTGGAGAGTGGACTCCGACCCTGGACGAATTGATTCGCCTCGCCCGCGAAACCAAGGCGGATGGCCTGGACCTCTCCTACAAGGGGCCCGTCGACGCCGAGTTCGTGCGCCGGGTGAAGGAGGCGGGTCTGGGGATGTACGTCTGGACCGTGGACGATCCGGAGGTTGCGCGCCAGCTGGTCGAGGCCGGCGTGGACGGAATCACCACGAACCGGGCGGCCGCCCTGGCGGAGGAGTTGACAATTGCCACTGCCGGATCACAGAATTGA
- a CDS encoding FG-GAP-like repeat-containing protein → MRPVAALLCALPAFAGCTATATNPEPALHSFRKIVLSETFYAEGATYGDLNRDGVMDIVAGPYWYAGPEFTERHEYYPPKPFDPEGYSDNFFAHVYDFDDDGWNDIFIIGFPGEEASWYRNPGEAGEGHWERHLVFQGVDNESPAWLDLTGDGRPEIVCIHGSRYGYVEPDWSDPTRPWTFRPISEDGGWQKFTHGLGVGDVNGDGRLDVLDKDGWWEQPATLQEGQTWTRHAADFAEQGGAQMYVYDLDGDGDNDVVTSLHAHGYGLAWFEQVGDAGGTRFVRHEIMGDEPSDNPYGVRFAQLHAVELVDMDGDGLLDIVTGKRHWAHGSTGDVDADAPPVIYWFRTVRDGNGGVEFVPYLIDDDSGVGVQVVVGDVNADELPDVVIANKRMTAVLLHEVQYVDSAAWEAAQPQPTR, encoded by the coding sequence ATGCGACCAGTCGCTGCGCTGCTCTGTGCTTTGCCCGCGTTCGCCGGATGCACCGCCACCGCTACCAACCCGGAACCGGCGCTGCATTCCTTCCGCAAAATCGTGCTCTCGGAGACCTTCTACGCGGAAGGGGCGACCTACGGGGATCTCAACCGGGATGGGGTGATGGATATCGTGGCCGGTCCGTACTGGTACGCCGGTCCCGAGTTCACCGAGCGGCACGAGTACTATCCCCCGAAGCCTTTCGATCCGGAAGGGTACTCGGACAATTTCTTCGCCCACGTCTACGACTTCGACGACGACGGCTGGAACGACATCTTCATCATCGGCTTCCCGGGTGAGGAGGCGTCCTGGTACCGCAATCCCGGGGAGGCGGGTGAGGGGCACTGGGAGCGGCATCTTGTCTTCCAAGGTGTCGACAATGAGTCTCCCGCCTGGCTCGACCTCACCGGAGATGGTCGGCCCGAGATCGTCTGCATTCACGGTAGCAGGTACGGCTACGTTGAGCCGGACTGGAGCGATCCGACCCGCCCCTGGACCTTCCGCCCCATCAGCGAGGACGGCGGATGGCAGAAGTTCACGCACGGGTTGGGTGTCGGTGATGTGAACGGAGACGGGCGCCTGGACGTGCTGGACAAGGATGGCTGGTGGGAACAGCCTGCCACCCTGCAGGAGGGTCAGACCTGGACCCGCCACGCGGCCGACTTTGCCGAACAGGGCGGGGCGCAGATGTACGTCTACGACCTGGACGGCGACGGGGACAACGACGTGGTGACCAGCCTCCACGCCCACGGCTACGGCCTCGCCTGGTTCGAGCAGGTCGGTGACGCGGGGGGGACCCGCTTCGTCCGCCACGAAATCATGGGCGATGAGCCCTCGGACAACCCCTACGGCGTCCGCTTCGCTCAGCTCCATGCAGTGGAGCTCGTTGACATGGACGGGGACGGCCTACTGGACATCGTGACGGGAAAGCGTCACTGGGCGCACGGCTCCACCGGGGACGTGGATGCGGACGCTCCTCCTGTCATCTACTGGTTCCGGACGGTTCGCGACGGCAATGGCGGTGTGGAGTTCGTGCCGTACCTGATCGACGATGACTCCGGCGTGGGTGTGCAGGTGGTGGTGGGAGACGTCAACGCCGACGAGCTGCCGGACGTTGTCATCGCGAACAAGCGGATGACTGCCGTGCTGCTGCACGAGGTCCAATACGTGGATAGCGCCGCCTGGGAAGCGGCGCAGCCACAACCCACCCGCTGA
- a CDS encoding glucose 1-dehydrogenase yields MKAVAAFHASREVRVVRHPEPRLSHPTSVLVTTLEVGVCGTDGELCAFHFGYAPAGEDYLILGHEALGVVEAVGEGVQGLAPGDLVIPSVRRPCPEARCPACRSGAQDYCVTGRYTERGIFGAHGFLSERFAENERYLYRIPVELRASGVLVEPLTIAEKGLRQYVSIQRRLPWLRDADDREILHGRRALVLGAGPVGLLAAMLLRLRQCEVTVYSREEEGSNRGALVREIGATYISARDVPVDALAERIGGIELVYEAAGAPALTLAVVERMGPNGVFILTGATGGGGRLEVGADALLNRMVGGNLVLAGTVNASHDDFTAAVEDLAAFDAAWPQALRRMITGRYPMEAFAERALNRTGIKEIIDFAPVS; encoded by the coding sequence ATGAAAGCAGTCGCTGCCTTTCACGCGAGCCGCGAGGTGAGGGTAGTGCGCCACCCGGAACCTCGCCTCAGCCATCCGACCTCGGTGCTGGTGACCACGCTGGAGGTGGGCGTATGCGGCACGGACGGAGAGCTGTGCGCGTTCCACTTCGGGTACGCCCCTGCTGGGGAGGACTACCTGATTCTCGGACACGAGGCCCTCGGGGTGGTGGAGGCGGTGGGGGAGGGGGTGCAGGGGCTGGCGCCCGGCGACCTGGTGATCCCTTCCGTCCGTAGGCCGTGCCCGGAGGCCCGCTGCCCCGCTTGCCGCTCGGGTGCGCAGGACTACTGCGTGACCGGCAGGTACACAGAGCGCGGGATCTTCGGGGCCCATGGATTTCTGAGCGAGCGCTTCGCCGAGAATGAGCGATATCTTTATCGTATTCCGGTCGAACTGCGTGCCTCGGGCGTCCTGGTGGAGCCGCTGACCATCGCCGAGAAGGGATTGCGCCAGTACGTCAGCATTCAGCGTCGGCTCCCGTGGCTACGAGATGCCGACGACCGCGAGATTCTGCACGGGAGGCGGGCGCTCGTCCTGGGGGCGGGACCGGTGGGTCTGCTTGCCGCCATGCTCCTGCGGCTGCGGCAGTGTGAGGTGACCGTCTATTCGCGCGAAGAGGAGGGGAGCAACCGAGGCGCCCTGGTCCGCGAGATCGGCGCGACCTACATCTCGGCCCGGGATGTCCCCGTGGACGCCCTGGCCGAGCGGATCGGGGGAATCGAGCTGGTCTACGAGGCCGCGGGCGCGCCGGCGCTCACGCTGGCGGTGGTAGAGCGGATGGGTCCCAACGGGGTGTTCATCCTCACCGGGGCCACGGGAGGCGGCGGGCGGCTCGAGGTCGGAGCGGACGCACTGCTCAACCGCATGGTCGGTGGGAATCTCGTTCTCGCCGGTACGGTGAACGCGAGCCACGACGACTTCACCGCGGCGGTCGAGGATCTGGCGGCCTTCGACGCGGCCTGGCCTCAGGCGCTCCGGCGTATGATCACCGGGCGGTACCCGATGGAAGCCTTTGCGGAGCGGGCTCTGAACCGTACTGGAATCAAGGAGATCATCGACTTCGCCCCGGTGTCCTGA
- a CDS encoding orotidine 5'-phosphate decarboxylase / HUMPS family protein — MTRLEQLRRRLRERTPTVQISLDLPDLPTAIATAEIAVRAGVDWLEAGTPLILGEGLHAVRALAERFPNHPVIADLKTMDAGYLEAEMMYRAGATFVVVMAVAHEHTVREAARAARDYDGLLMADVMLCEDKVSAARQMRDLGADVIVVHTGFDERHARPGLSPLDDLAAIRQAVDLPLQAVGGLSLEQAAHAPALGAPLTVIGAPLAVSDRAFEPGADDEALHEIISQFVSRVKRSPAHKLP, encoded by the coding sequence GTGACCAGGCTCGAGCAGCTTCGGCGTCGCCTGCGCGAGCGCACCCCCACCGTCCAGATCTCCCTCGACCTGCCCGACCTCCCCACTGCGATCGCCACCGCGGAGATCGCGGTGCGCGCGGGGGTCGACTGGCTGGAGGCGGGGACACCACTGATTCTGGGCGAGGGCCTGCACGCGGTGCGCGCCCTGGCGGAACGATTCCCCAATCATCCGGTGATCGCGGACCTGAAGACGATGGACGCCGGTTACCTGGAGGCGGAGATGATGTACCGCGCCGGGGCGACCTTCGTCGTGGTCATGGCGGTCGCACATGAGCACACCGTGCGGGAAGCCGCACGCGCTGCCCGGGACTACGACGGTCTGCTCATGGCCGACGTGATGCTCTGCGAGGACAAGGTCTCCGCGGCCCGTCAGATGCGCGACCTGGGAGCGGACGTAATCGTCGTACACACGGGCTTCGACGAGCGCCACGCCCGGCCGGGGCTGTCTCCCCTCGACGATCTCGCGGCCATTCGCCAGGCGGTGGACCTGCCGCTGCAGGCGGTCGGTGGCCTCTCGCTGGAGCAGGCGGCCCACGCGCCGGCGCTCGGAGCACCACTTACCGTGATCGGAGCCCCGTTGGCAGTGAGCGATCGCGCGTTCGAGCCCGGAGCCGACGACGAAGCTCTGCACGAGATCATCTCCCAATTCGTCAGCCGCGTGAAGCGGAGCCCTGCGCACAAGCTGCCCTGA
- a CDS encoding PVC-type heme-binding CxxCH protein — translation MYSFLHRLASSSSARASHRLSYRWTFWWAAFLVIGFAPATAGAQQVAAEDVDREFVLEASMLGYRGVGGEIDGVRNPVLRAARGERVRITIVGVEALTHDIALERMDIKSSEVLDVGDRASVTFVADGPDTYFCTIPGHRAAGMEGKFELLEEGGPEVAAVVPTHDGEPVNVDFEDGTLEGWRAEGDAFAGNAVRSADNAQGVTGFEGSRWVSSGDTITYLARGTLVSEPFTVTEPFVSFRTAGGALKDTRVEIVRAEDDSVLFEISGYGGSTLRPVVVDLSPHVGEDVYVRLIDREHGMSGIPYIKDNKLAYIAFDALRLHPTRPQFPNELDPSEIRILPPLDYIPEGGYSGEDAVAAMDVPEGFKVTLGAAEPDVVRPIAFTLDDRGRLWVVEAMTYPVRAPEGQGKDRILIFEDTDGNGTLDQRKVFMEGLNLVSGIEVGFGGVWLGAAPYLLYVPIDSATDKPAGEPEIVLDGWGYQDTHETLNSLRWGPDGWLYGTQGVFTNSEVGKPGTPKEERVKINAGVWRYHPQKKIFEVFAEGGSNPWGLDFDDYGQAFMIGCVIPHFFHVIQGAHYQRQDGEHFNPFVFEDIKSHGDHVHWVGDYGPHAGNNRSAAVGGGHAHAGAMVYLGGSWPEEYRNRIFMNNVHGARTNTDILERQGSGYVGRHGPDFLVANDSWSQMINLRYGPSGSVWLIDWYDKNQCHSPNPDVHNKTLGRIYQVSHVNDHWEPVDLQSLSSLELVQLQLHRNDWYVRHARRILQERGPDRQVHAALKRMLREETDVRHRLRALWALHVTQGLSDRDLIGLLSDPEEYVRAWAIQFLAEDHEIPARALERMARMATEDSSPVVRLYLASAMQRVAPEDRWETVEALAARVEDSEDHNLPLMVWYAAEPLATVDMDRALQVALNAELPDMLPFTVRRVAAIGGDEAVKSLAASVALAENRQEQAELVRGLDELLATDDVAQQPETSR, via the coding sequence ATGTACTCGTTCCTCCATCGGCTCGCTTCCTCGTCATCCGCTCGAGCTTCCCACCGGCTTTCTTATCGATGGACGTTCTGGTGGGCGGCCTTCCTCGTCATCGGTTTCGCGCCCGCGACGGCGGGCGCGCAGCAGGTGGCGGCCGAGGACGTCGACCGGGAGTTCGTCCTGGAGGCGTCGATGCTCGGGTATCGCGGCGTCGGCGGGGAGATCGACGGCGTGCGCAACCCCGTGCTCCGTGCCGCGCGAGGCGAGCGGGTGCGCATCACCATCGTGGGAGTGGAGGCGCTGACGCACGATATCGCCCTGGAGCGAATGGACATCAAGAGCAGCGAGGTGTTGGACGTGGGCGATCGCGCGTCTGTCACCTTCGTCGCCGACGGCCCCGACACCTACTTCTGCACCATTCCCGGCCACCGCGCGGCGGGCATGGAGGGCAAGTTCGAGCTGCTGGAGGAGGGGGGTCCCGAGGTCGCGGCCGTGGTGCCGACCCATGACGGCGAGCCCGTCAACGTGGATTTCGAGGACGGCACGCTCGAAGGCTGGCGCGCCGAAGGCGATGCGTTTGCCGGGAACGCGGTGCGGAGTGCAGACAACGCCCAGGGGGTGACCGGCTTCGAGGGGAGCCGTTGGGTGAGCAGCGGAGACACCATCACCTACCTGGCAAGGGGTACCCTTGTCTCCGAGCCCTTCACCGTGACCGAGCCGTTCGTCTCCTTCCGCACCGCAGGCGGCGCCCTCAAGGACACCCGCGTCGAGATCGTCCGCGCCGAAGACGACAGCGTGCTCTTCGAGATCTCGGGTTACGGGGGATCGACGCTGCGGCCCGTGGTCGTGGATCTGAGCCCGCATGTGGGCGAGGACGTGTACGTCCGCCTGATCGATCGCGAGCACGGGATGTCGGGGATCCCTTACATCAAGGACAACAAGCTAGCCTACATCGCATTCGATGCGCTCAGGCTGCACCCCACCCGGCCGCAGTTCCCCAACGAGCTCGATCCCTCCGAGATCCGGATCCTGCCGCCGCTCGACTACATCCCCGAAGGCGGCTACTCCGGTGAGGACGCGGTTGCGGCGATGGATGTCCCGGAGGGGTTCAAGGTGACGCTGGGAGCCGCGGAGCCGGATGTGGTGCGGCCGATCGCCTTCACCCTGGACGACCGGGGGCGGCTATGGGTGGTGGAGGCGATGACGTATCCCGTGCGAGCGCCCGAAGGGCAAGGGAAGGATCGTATCCTGATCTTCGAGGACACCGACGGGAACGGCACGCTCGACCAACGCAAGGTCTTCATGGAGGGGCTGAACCTGGTCAGCGGTATCGAGGTGGGCTTCGGCGGGGTGTGGCTGGGCGCGGCACCGTACCTCCTGTACGTCCCCATCGACTCGGCGACCGACAAACCGGCCGGTGAGCCGGAGATCGTGCTCGACGGTTGGGGCTACCAGGACACGCACGAGACGTTGAACAGCCTCCGGTGGGGGCCGGATGGGTGGCTGTACGGCACGCAGGGAGTGTTCACCAATTCCGAGGTGGGCAAGCCGGGGACGCCCAAAGAGGAGCGGGTGAAGATCAATGCGGGCGTCTGGCGCTATCACCCGCAGAAGAAAATCTTCGAGGTCTTCGCCGAAGGGGGGAGTAACCCCTGGGGGCTCGACTTCGACGACTACGGGCAGGCGTTCATGATCGGATGCGTGATCCCCCACTTCTTCCACGTCATCCAGGGCGCCCACTATCAACGGCAGGATGGCGAGCACTTCAACCCCTTCGTCTTCGAAGACATCAAGTCGCACGGCGACCACGTGCACTGGGTGGGTGACTACGGGCCGCATGCCGGGAACAACCGATCGGCAGCGGTCGGTGGCGGACACGCGCATGCCGGGGCGATGGTCTATCTGGGCGGATCGTGGCCGGAGGAGTACCGCAACCGGATCTTCATGAACAACGTGCACGGCGCTCGCACGAACACCGACATCCTGGAGCGCCAGGGATCGGGATACGTGGGTCGCCACGGGCCGGACTTCCTGGTGGCCAACGACTCCTGGTCGCAGATGATCAATCTGCGCTACGGCCCGAGCGGGTCGGTGTGGCTCATCGACTGGTACGACAAGAACCAGTGCCACAGCCCCAACCCCGACGTTCACAACAAGACACTGGGTCGCATCTACCAGGTCTCCCACGTGAACGACCACTGGGAACCGGTTGATCTGCAGTCGCTCTCCAGCCTGGAGCTGGTGCAGTTGCAGCTTCATCGCAACGACTGGTACGTGCGGCACGCCCGCCGAATCCTCCAGGAGCGCGGCCCCGATCGGCAGGTCCACGCGGCGCTGAAGCGAATGCTACGGGAGGAGACCGACGTACGGCATCGACTGCGTGCCCTGTGGGCGCTACACGTGACGCAGGGACTCAGCGATCGCGACCTCATCGGTCTGCTGTCCGATCCTGAAGAGTACGTGCGCGCCTGGGCGATCCAGTTCCTGGCGGAGGATCACGAGATCCCGGCTCGCGCGCTGGAGCGCATGGCGCGTATGGCCACGGAGGATTCCTCGCCAGTGGTGCGGCTCTACCTCGCCTCCGCGATGCAGCGGGTCGCGCCTGAGGATCGCTGGGAGACGGTGGAAGCCCTTGCCGCCCGCGTCGAGGATTCCGAGGACCACAACCTCCCCCTGATGGTCTGGTACGCCGCGGAGCCGCTGGCCACGGTCGACATGGACCGGGCGCTGCAGGTGGCGCTGAATGCGGAGCTGCCGGACATGCTTCCCTTCACCGTTCGCCGGGTCGCGGCGATCGGCGGCGACGAGGCCGTGAAGTCACTGGCGGCCAGCGTGGCGCTCGCCGAGAATCGGCAGGAGCAGGCCGAACTGGTGCGCGGGCTCGACGAGCTGCTGGCAACGGACGACGTGGCCCAGCAGCCCGAGACGTCGCGCTGA